The Canis lupus familiaris isolate Mischka breed German Shepherd chromosome 27, alternate assembly UU_Cfam_GSD_1.0, whole genome shotgun sequence genome window below encodes:
- the ZNF385A gene encoding zinc finger protein 385A isoform X1, with translation MQPPLDLKQILPFPLEPAPTLGLFSNYSTMDPVQKAVLSHTFGGPLLKTKRPVISCNVCQIRFNSQSQAEAHYKGNRHARRVKGIEAAKTRGREPGAREPGDPAPPGGAPPNGDGAAARPVSMENGLGPAPGSPEKQPGSPSPPSIPETGQGTTKGEGGTPAPAALPGGSKEEEEKAKRLLYCALCKVAVNSLSQLEAHNKGTKHKTILEARSGLGPIKAYPRLGPPTPGEPEAPAQDRTFHCEICNVKVNSEVQLKQHISSRRHRDGVAGKPNPLLSRHKKPRGAAELAGTLTFSKELPKSLAGGLLPSPLAVAAVMAAAAGSPLSLRPAPAAPLLQGPPITHPLLHPAPGPIRTAHGPILFSPY, from the exons ATGCAGCCCCCGCTGGACCTCAAGCAGATCCTGCCCTTCCCACTGGAGCcggcccccaccctgggcctcttCAGCAACTACAGCACT ATGGACCCTGTGCAGAAGGCCGTCCTGTCCCACACTTTCGGGGGGCCCCTGCTCAAGACCAAGCGGCCCGTCATCTCCTGCAACGTCTGTCAAATCCGCTTCAATTCCCAG agccaggctgaggcccaCTACAAGGGCAATCGCCACGCCCGAAGAGTCAAAGGCATCGAGGCTGCCAAGACGCGAGGCAGGGAGCCCGGCGCCCGGGAACCCGGAGACCCAGCTCCCCCGGGCGGTGCCCCCCCAAACGGGGATGGTGCAGCGGCCCGTCCAG TTTCCATGGAGAATGGACTGGGTCCAGCCCCGGGATCCCCAGAGAAACAGCCTggctccccatctcctcccagcATTCCGGAGACTGGTCAAGGTACAACCAAGGGTGAAGGCGGGactccagccccagctgccctGCCGGGGGGCagcaaggaagaagaggaaaaggccAAGCGGCTGCTCTACTGTGCTCTGTGCAAGGTGGCAGTGAACTCCCTGTCCCAGCTTGAGGCTCACAACAAAG GTACTAAGCACAAGACCATTCTGGAGGCCCGAAGTGGGCTGGGCCCCATCAAAGCTTACCCTCGCCTGGGGCCGCCCACTCCCGGGGAACCGGAGGCCCCTGCCCAGGACCGAACCTTCCACTGTGAGATCTGCAATGTCAAGGTCAACTCGGAGGTCCAGCTGAAACAG CACATTTCCAGCCGGCGGCACCGAGACGGCGTGGCCGGGAAGCCCAACCCGCTCCTGAGCCGTCACAAGAAGCCTAGGGGCGCGGCGGAGCTGGCG GGCACGCTGACTTTCTCCAAGGAGCTGCCCAAGTCCCTGGCGGGCggcctgctccccagccccctggCGGTGGCTGCGGTGATGGCAGCGGCCGCGGGCTCCCCGCTGTccctgcgccccgccccggccgcgcctCTCCTCCAGGGACCGCCCATCACCCACCCCTTGCTCCACCCGGCCCCCGGGCCCATCCGAACTGCGCACGGACCCATCCTCTTCTCCCCCTACTGA
- the ITGA5 gene encoding integrin alpha-5 isoform X1: MRGAGLPEGAAGARGPRGRPAPPLPLLLLLLLLLLPPPPRAAGFNLDAQAPAVLSGPPRSFFGFAVDFYRPGARGVSVLVGAPKANTSQPGVLQGGAVYLCPWGAGRGHCTPIEFDSKGSRVLESSVSSPDGEEPVEYKSLQWFGATVRAHGSSILACAPLYSWRTEKEPLSDPVGTCYLSTDNFTRILEYAPCRSDFSWAAGQGYCQGGFSAEFTKTGRVVLGGPGSYFWQGQILSATQEQIAESYYPEYLINLVQGQLQTRQASSIYDDSYLGYSVAVGEFSGDDTEDFVAGVPKGNLTYGYVTILNGSDIRSLYNFSGEQMASYFGYAVAATDTNGDGLDDLLVGAPLLMERTADGRPQEVGRVYIYLQHPAGMEPTPTLTLTGQDEFGRFGSSLTPLGDLDQDGYNDIAVGAPFGGETQQGVVLIFPGGPGGPGSQPSQVLLPLWAAGHTPHFFGSALRGGRDLDGNGYPDLIVGSFGVDKAVVYRGRPIVSTSASLTIFPAMFNPEERSCSLEGNPVACINLSFCLNASGKHVPDSIGFTVELQLDWQKQKGGVRRALFLASRQATLTQTLLIQNGAREDCREMKVYLRNESEFRDKLSPIHIALNFSLDPQAPVDAHGLRPVLHYQSKSRIEDKAQILLDCGEDNICVPDLQLEVFGDQNHVYLGDKNSLNLTFHAQNVGEGGAYEAELRVTAPPEAEYSGLVRNPGNFSSLSCDYFAVNQSRLLVCDLGNPMKAGASIWGGLRFTVPHLRDTKKTIQFDFQILSKNLNNSQSEVVSFPLSVEASAQVSLNGVSKPEAVLFPASDWRPREQPQEEGDVGPAVQHVYELINQGPSSISRGVLELSCPRTLEGQQLLYVTRVEGLSNCTSSHPPNPESLELDPEGPQHHRLQRREAPGRGPGSSGPQILKCPEAECFRLRCELGPLHRQESRSLQLHFRVWAKTFLQREHQPFSLQCEAVYEALRMPYRILPQQLPRRELQVATAVQWTKAEGSHGVPLWIIILAILVGLLLLGLLIYILYKLGFFKRSLPYGTAMEKAQLKPPATSDA; encoded by the exons atgcggggcgcggggctcccCGAGGGCGCGGCCGGGGCGCGAGGTCCCCGCgggcgcccggccccgccgctgccgctgctgctgctgctgctgctcctgctgctgccgccgccgccccgggccgcggGCTTCAACCTGGACGCCCAGGCCCCCGCCGTGCTCTCGGGGCCGCCGCGCTCCTTCTTCGGCTTCGCCGTGGACTTCTACCGGCCGGGGGCGCGCGG GGTCAGCGTGCTGGTGGGCGCGCCCAAGGCTAACACCAGCCAGCCCGGAGTGCTGCAGGGGGGTGCCGTCTACCTCTGCCCCTGGGGCGCCGGCCGGGGCCACTGCACGCCCATTGAATTTGACAGTAAAG GCTCCCGGGTCCTGGAGTCGTCGGTGTCCAGCCCGGACGGGGAGGAGCCTGTGGAGTACAAGTCCTTGCAGTGGTTCGGAGCGACGGTTCGAGCCCACGGCTCCTCCATCCTG GCCTGTGCGCCCCTGTATAGCTGGCGCACGGAGAAGGAGCCGCTGAGCGATCCCGTGGGCACCTGCTACCTCTCCACGGACAATTTCACCCGAATTCTGGAGTACGCACCTTGCCGCTCAG ACTTCAGCTGGGCCGCGGGACAGGGCTACTGCCAAGGGGGCTTCAGCGCAGAGTTCACCAAG ACCGGACGTGTGGTCCTGGGTGGGCCAGGGAGCTACTTCTGGCAAG GCCAGATCCTGTCTGCCACGCAGGAGCAGATCGCAGAGTCCTATTACCCCGAGTATCTGATCAACCTGGTTCAGGGGCAGCTGCAGACCCGCCAGGCCAGCTCCATCTACGACGACAGCTACCTGG GGTACTCTGTGGCGGTGGGCGAGTTCAGCGGTGACGACACGGAGG aCTTTGTCGCTGGCGTGCCCAAGGGGAACCTCACCTACGGTTAC GTCACCATCCTCAATGGCTCAGACATCCGGTCCCTCTACAACTTCTCAGGAGAACAG atGGCCTCCTACTTCGGCTACGCGGTGGCTGCCACAGACACCAACGGGGACGG GCTGGACGACTTGCTGGTGGGGGCACCTCTGCTCATGGAGCGGACGGCTGATGGGCGGCctcaggaggtggggagggtctACATCTACCTGCAGCACCCAGCTGGCATGGAGCCCACACCCACCCTGACCCTCACTGGCCAAGATGAATTTGGCCGATTTGGCAGCTCCTTGACGCCCCTGGGGGACCTGGACCAGGACGGCTACAATG ACATCGCCGTCGGAGCGCCCTTTGGCGGAGAGACCCAGCAGGGAGTGGTGCTCATCTtccccgggggccccggggggccgGGCTCTCAGCCGTCCCAGGTTCTGCTGCCCCTGTGGGCGGCCGGCCACACGCCACACTTCTTCGGCTCTGCGCTTCGAGGAGGCCGAGACCTGGACGGCAACGGATACCCGG ATCTGATTGTGGGCTCCTTCGGTGTGGACAAGGCTGTGGTGTACAG GGGTCGCCCCATCGTCTCTACCAGCGCCTCCCTCACCATCTTCCCCGCCATGTTCAACCCCGAGGAGCGCAGCTGCAGCTTGGAGGGGAACCCCGTGGCCTG CATCAACCTCAGCTTCTGCCTCAACGCTTCCGGGAAGCACGTTCCTGATTCCATCG GCTTCACGGTGGAGCTCCAGCTGGACTGGCAGAAGCAGAAGGGGGGCGTTCGGCGGGCACTGTTCCTGGCCTCCAGACAGGCGACCCTGACCCAGACCCTCCTCATCCAGAACGGGGCTCGGGAGGACTGCAGAGAGATGAAGGTCTACCTCAGG aacgAGTCCGAGTTCCGCGACAAGCTGTCCCCGATTCACATCGCCCTCAACTTCTCCCTGGACCCCCAAGCCCCCGTGGACGCCCATGGCCTCCGGCCAGTCTTGCATTATCAGAGCAAGAGCCGCATAGAAGACAag GCTCAGATCTTGCTGGACTGTGGAGAAGACAACATCTGCGTGCCGGACCTGCAGCTGGAAGTGTTCGG GGACCAGAACCACGTGTACCTGGGCGACAAGAACTCCCTGAACCTGACTTTCCATGCCCAGAACGTGGGTGAGGGCGGCGCCTATGAGGCCGAGCTGCGGGTCACGGCCCCTCCAGAGGCCGAGTACTCAGGACTCGTCAGAAACCCGGGG AACTTCTCCAGCCTGAGCTGTGACTACTTTGCGGTGAACCAGAGCCGCCTGCTGGTGTGTGACCTGGGCAACCCCATGAAGGCCGGAGCGAGT ATCTGGGGTGGCCTCCGGTTCACGGTCCCTCACCTCCGGGACACGAAGAAAACCATCCAGTTCGACTTCCAGATTCTCAG CAAGAATCTCAACAACTCCCAAAGCGAAGTGGTTTCCTTCCCGCTCTCGGTGGAGGCTTCCGCCCAGGTCTCCCTTAACGG GGTCTCCAAGCCCGAGGCAGTGCTCTTCCCAGCGAGCGACTGGCGTCCCCGAGAGCAGCCTCAGGAGGAGGGAGACGTGGGCCCTGCTGTGCAGCACGTCTATGAG CTCATCAACCAGGGCCCCAGCTCCATCAGCCGGGGTGTGCTGGAGCTCAGCTGTCCCCGGACCCTGGAGGGTCAGCAGCTTCTCTACGTGACCAGGGTTGAAGGCCTCAGCAACTGCACCAGCAGTCACCCCCCCAACCCAGAGAGCCTGGAG ttGGATCCGGAGGGTCCCCAGCACCACCGGCTACAAAGACGGGAAGCGCCAGGCCGGGGCCCGGGCTCCTCGGGACCTCAGATCCTG AAATGCCCCGAGGCCGAGTGCTTCAGGCTGCGCTGTGAGCTGGGGCCGCTGCACCGCCAGGAGAGCCGAAGTCTGCAGCTGCATTTCCGAGTCTGGGCCAAGACCTTCCTGCAA CGGGAGCACCAGCCGTTCAGCCTGCAGTGCGAAGCTGTGTACGAAGCCCTGAGGATGCCCTACCGGATCCTGCCCCAGCAGCTTCCCCGAAGGGAACTTCAG GTGGCCACGGCTGTGCAGTGGACCAAGGCGGAAGGCAGCCACGGCGTCCCGCTGTGGATCATTATCCTAGCCATCCTCGTTGGCCTCCTGCTCCTAGGTCTGCTCATCTATATCCTCTACAAG CTCGGATTCTTCAAACGCTCCCTCCCATACGGCACCGCCATGGAAAAAGCTCAACTCAAGCCACCTGCCACCTCTGATGCCTGA
- the ZNF385A gene encoding zinc finger protein 385A isoform X2 — protein sequence MILGSLSRAGPLPLLRQPPIMQPPLDLKQILPFPLEPAPTLGLFSNYSTMDPVQKAVLSHTFGGPLLKTKRPVISCNVCQIRFNSQSQAEAHYKGNRHARRVKGIEAAKTRGREPGAREPGDPAPPGGAPPNGDGAAARPVSMENGLGPAPGSPEKQPGSPSPPSIPETGQGTTKGEGGTPAPAALPGGSKEEEEKAKRLLYCALCKVAVNSLSQLEAHNKGTKHKTILEARSGLGPIKAYPRLGPPTPGEPEAPAQDRTFHCEICNVKVNSEVQLKQHISSRRHRDGVAGKPNPLLSRHKKPRGAAELAGTLTFSKELPKSLAGGLLPSPLAVAAVMAAAAGSPLSLRPAPAAPLLQGPPITHPLLHPAPGPIRTAHGPILFSPY from the exons ATGATCCTCG GCAGCCTGAGCCGGGCagggcccctccctctgcttcggCAGCCCCCCATCATGCAGCCCCCGCTGGACCTCAAGCAGATCCTGCCCTTCCCACTGGAGCcggcccccaccctgggcctcttCAGCAACTACAGCACT ATGGACCCTGTGCAGAAGGCCGTCCTGTCCCACACTTTCGGGGGGCCCCTGCTCAAGACCAAGCGGCCCGTCATCTCCTGCAACGTCTGTCAAATCCGCTTCAATTCCCAG agccaggctgaggcccaCTACAAGGGCAATCGCCACGCCCGAAGAGTCAAAGGCATCGAGGCTGCCAAGACGCGAGGCAGGGAGCCCGGCGCCCGGGAACCCGGAGACCCAGCTCCCCCGGGCGGTGCCCCCCCAAACGGGGATGGTGCAGCGGCCCGTCCAG TTTCCATGGAGAATGGACTGGGTCCAGCCCCGGGATCCCCAGAGAAACAGCCTggctccccatctcctcccagcATTCCGGAGACTGGTCAAGGTACAACCAAGGGTGAAGGCGGGactccagccccagctgccctGCCGGGGGGCagcaaggaagaagaggaaaaggccAAGCGGCTGCTCTACTGTGCTCTGTGCAAGGTGGCAGTGAACTCCCTGTCCCAGCTTGAGGCTCACAACAAAG GTACTAAGCACAAGACCATTCTGGAGGCCCGAAGTGGGCTGGGCCCCATCAAAGCTTACCCTCGCCTGGGGCCGCCCACTCCCGGGGAACCGGAGGCCCCTGCCCAGGACCGAACCTTCCACTGTGAGATCTGCAATGTCAAGGTCAACTCGGAGGTCCAGCTGAAACAG CACATTTCCAGCCGGCGGCACCGAGACGGCGTGGCCGGGAAGCCCAACCCGCTCCTGAGCCGTCACAAGAAGCCTAGGGGCGCGGCGGAGCTGGCG GGCACGCTGACTTTCTCCAAGGAGCTGCCCAAGTCCCTGGCGGGCggcctgctccccagccccctggCGGTGGCTGCGGTGATGGCAGCGGCCGCGGGCTCCCCGCTGTccctgcgccccgccccggccgcgcctCTCCTCCAGGGACCGCCCATCACCCACCCCTTGCTCCACCCGGCCCCCGGGCCCATCCGAACTGCGCACGGACCCATCCTCTTCTCCCCCTACTGA
- the ZNF385A gene encoding zinc finger protein 385A isoform X3, translated as MDPVQKAVLSHTFGGPLLKTKRPVISCNVCQIRFNSQSQAEAHYKGNRHARRVKGIEAAKTRGREPGAREPGDPAPPGGAPPNGDGAAARPVSMENGLGPAPGSPEKQPGSPSPPSIPETGQGTTKGEGGTPAPAALPGGSKEEEEKAKRLLYCALCKVAVNSLSQLEAHNKGTKHKTILEARSGLGPIKAYPRLGPPTPGEPEAPAQDRTFHCEICNVKVNSEVQLKQHISSRRHRDGVAGKPNPLLSRHKKPRGAAELAGTLTFSKELPKSLAGGLLPSPLAVAAVMAAAAGSPLSLRPAPAAPLLQGPPITHPLLHPAPGPIRTAHGPILFSPY; from the exons ATGGACCCTGTGCAGAAGGCCGTCCTGTCCCACACTTTCGGGGGGCCCCTGCTCAAGACCAAGCGGCCCGTCATCTCCTGCAACGTCTGTCAAATCCGCTTCAATTCCCAG agccaggctgaggcccaCTACAAGGGCAATCGCCACGCCCGAAGAGTCAAAGGCATCGAGGCTGCCAAGACGCGAGGCAGGGAGCCCGGCGCCCGGGAACCCGGAGACCCAGCTCCCCCGGGCGGTGCCCCCCCAAACGGGGATGGTGCAGCGGCCCGTCCAG TTTCCATGGAGAATGGACTGGGTCCAGCCCCGGGATCCCCAGAGAAACAGCCTggctccccatctcctcccagcATTCCGGAGACTGGTCAAGGTACAACCAAGGGTGAAGGCGGGactccagccccagctgccctGCCGGGGGGCagcaaggaagaagaggaaaaggccAAGCGGCTGCTCTACTGTGCTCTGTGCAAGGTGGCAGTGAACTCCCTGTCCCAGCTTGAGGCTCACAACAAAG GTACTAAGCACAAGACCATTCTGGAGGCCCGAAGTGGGCTGGGCCCCATCAAAGCTTACCCTCGCCTGGGGCCGCCCACTCCCGGGGAACCGGAGGCCCCTGCCCAGGACCGAACCTTCCACTGTGAGATCTGCAATGTCAAGGTCAACTCGGAGGTCCAGCTGAAACAG CACATTTCCAGCCGGCGGCACCGAGACGGCGTGGCCGGGAAGCCCAACCCGCTCCTGAGCCGTCACAAGAAGCCTAGGGGCGCGGCGGAGCTGGCG GGCACGCTGACTTTCTCCAAGGAGCTGCCCAAGTCCCTGGCGGGCggcctgctccccagccccctggCGGTGGCTGCGGTGATGGCAGCGGCCGCGGGCTCCCCGCTGTccctgcgccccgccccggccgcgcctCTCCTCCAGGGACCGCCCATCACCCACCCCTTGCTCCACCCGGCCCCCGGGCCCATCCGAACTGCGCACGGACCCATCCTCTTCTCCCCCTACTGA